The sequence GAGCAGTGCAAATagtcattcctatatttttttttatagaagatCCATTCCCTCTTAAAAAGTCAAATCctaaaaatgaatttggatatataAGATTCATCTCGAGGATTAAggttttttttacagagggagtatgttatacatctctactattataaaaattgaagatgttttgccagtattttggtacgttatccgtgtatgagtcggttttaagtttgtttgtttttggaaatatatatccgtatttgagttggtttttaagatcgttcacttttggtaatacaaaaggaatcatataagaaatctgtttaaaaaactcgcatgttaACTTGAGACAATCGGACTCCTAtctgtagctcatgattttctaaaagaatatatatgCAAGCAAACTTTCACAGTAAATTTCATCTTaaataaaccatataacaataataagattaaaatatacttcacccgttacaacgcacgtgCATTTTTCTAATACCATAAAAATTCTCAGTCATCCGAGTAAACATATCTAATTTTTACTACTACTAAATTGGTTGTACTAGATGGTTGAACGTCGGGGATTTTATTGGCTTGAATTCCTGCACGCATACATTTCCTAAGTTTCCGATAATTAGTTGACAACCCATTTTCCAGGCAAACGTTAAATCACTAGTGCTGGAATCTGAGGATACATTTTTGGAGAAGTCAAGGGACATGTTTGCTACACGCGCTGAGTCACCGACCAATGGGACCCACCCCTAGCCCGGCAAGTCGGAAGGCCACTACCGCAGTGTGCGCCCCAAaatcgccgccgtcccccgtCTCACTCCCCgccgttctcctcctcctccgccgccgccgccgtcccgcccgcccgccgccaccgcccacatGTGGGAGCGCGGCAGGCTACCCCGCAAGCCGCGACCGTCCCCTATCCTcgtgccgcagccgccggcgtccccgccgcccccgccccgcctcctcgccttcctcctccctagATCCCTCCTCtcgctcgccgcccgcgccatgccgtcgcgccgcccgtctcccctgctcctcctcctcctcgcgctcgcgctcgccttcctcttcctcctcctctccccatccgcgccctccgcctcccacctctccagctccctcgcctccgccgccgccgccgtttccaCTCCCgcgtcctcccctcccgcccccgTCAAGATCTACATGTACGACCTCCCCGCCAAGTTCACCTACGGCGTCGTCCGCAGCTACATGGCGGCGCGCGCccgggcgggggcggcgggcgcggcatCGGCGATTCCCGACGACGAGCTGCGGTACCCGGGGCACCAGCACTCGGCGGAGTGGTGGCTCTTCAAGGACCTCAGGCGCCGCGGGCCACGCGACCGCCCCGTCGCCCGCGTCGGCGACCCGGCCGACGCCGACCTCTTCTACGTGCCGTTCTTCTCCTCCCTCAGCCTCGTCGTCAACCCGATCCGCCcatcggcggccgccgccaatGCGTCCGACGCGGCGGAGCCCGCGTACAGCGACGAGTCCACGCAGGAGGAGCTGCTGGTGTGGCTGGAGCGGCAGCCGTACTGGCGACGGCACCAGGGGAGGGATCACGTGTTCATCTGCCAGGATCCGAACGCGCTCTACAGGGTGGTGGATCGGATCAGCAATGCTGTGCTCCTGATCTCCGACTTCGGGCGGTTGCGTAGTGAGCAGGCATCTCTCGTCAAGGATGTTATCCTGCCCTACGCGCACCGAATCAACTCCTTCCAAGGCGATGTGGGAGTCGAAAGCCGGCCTTCATTGCTATTCTTCATGGGCAACCGGTATCGAAAGGAGGTGAAATTCTTAAATCTTGGGAGAAATGTGATGGCTTGATCAATTAATTTGCATTGTACCTATCATAGAGCATCTGCATTTTCAGAAGGGATATTGTATGCTATAGAGTAGAGAGTGAATTTTTTTGCCATATCCTAGATAACATTAGCATTGAATTTTATTGGTGGTTATATGATTTTCCAGAGCACTCCAAAATCATGTTAACTTTATGTCTTAAGTTGATGGTTCTGTCTGAGAATTTTTAggcaatcagaaaaaaaatgaagcttaATATGCCATTAGctcattatatattttttgttaccATGTGCCTTTGATTTAGCTTGTTTAGATGAGTTTtcttacatatattataaatagGAAACTATCACAAATGTATCATGTGCAAACACATTAATCGATATGAGATGATTATTAAAAAAGGTGTGATtgatttttcagtttttacaTGCCTCCTTCTCTAGCGAACTTTTGGTTCTGGATATATCTGTTGACTGGTCAACAACCTTTCTTTTAGAATTCAAGTCAAATTGCATGATAGCTTCCACATTTTGCAAGCCATATTCACTTAGAAAGTTCTAGCCTTTCATGCACGTTCTTGCTGATTGATTATTTTTGGTGTTCTGTTTTGGAGAGATCAACTCTCAACATGAACTCGtccattcctatatttttctacttgtcCTCATAATTTTCCTTCTTTCACACATGCAAAACTAAGTTGGAAGGCATGTCTCATACTATTAATGACTGAAGATTTCTGCACATGCCCTGGAGCCTGGGCATATTTATTGATTGGTCAACACATTTCTTTCATAATTCAAATATGATTGTATGATAGGTTTCCACAGCTTTGCAAACCATAATATTTAGAACATTCTAGCCTTTGGTGCACTTTCTTAGCTGGCCCATccattagtttttcttttaaaaatcaaGTACGATTCCATGATATACTTCTACAGTTTTGCGAGCCATAATCTTTTAGAAAGTTCTAGCCTTCCGTGCACATTCTTGCTGATTGATCCATTAGTCTTCTGTTTTGGAGAGATGAACTCTGCCAACATGAACTCTTTTGTTCCTATTTGTGTATACCTGGTCCTGATAATCATTCGTCTTCTGCACATGTAAAACTTTAATGTTTGAAGGCATGACTCGCAGCATCCCATTGCTAAAGCTTTCTACATGTGTACCTAATTGTATAAACTATTTGTCTCTCTCTGTTCCAATATAGTTGTTTGGAATGAGTGCACTCAATCTTGGTTTGGAACAACAGAGAAGTTAAGAACAGTATCATCTGAAGCAGTAAGCTTTGGAAATGACCAATTATGGAAATGTAAAAATGTTTGATTCATTTGCATAATTGTTCATCTTTGTTTCCTTGTGAGTTTTAAGATTGTTAGGCCCTGTTTAAGATTATACATATGATTCATATTCATCCTTCCCTTTATTTTTGCTGTATTATTTAGAGCACTGCTACACGCACTAAAATTTTCTTACAAAGCTCTTACTAACAAATTTCTCAACCATTTGATTTAACTAGATGGAAGTTACAAAAAATCTAGATTTACTTACAGCTTGCCACATCAGAGTTTGTAAGCattttgtaagaaaattttagtaCGTATAGACTTTTCCTATTATTTATGTTATTGCCTACAGAGTTTACTGTCAGTctgtcattttcttttcttcctttcacACTTTGTTTATGAAATAACATCTTATACTAAGGTTGTTAACCTTCTGATAATTTAGGGTGGGAAGGTGCGTGATACGCTGTTTCAAGTTCTTGAAAATGAGGCAGATGTAATCATAAAACATGGAGCCCAGTCAAGGGAGAGTAGGCGTATGGCTACACGAGGAATGCACTCATCCAAATTCTGCCTCCATCCTGCTGGAGATACTCCCTCGGCATGCAGATTGTTTGATGCGCTTGTCAGTTTATGTGTTCCTGTTATAGTCAGCGATTACATTGAATTACCATTTGAAGATGTTATAGATTACAGAAACATATCAATATTTGTTGAGACAAGCAAGGCTGTACAGCCTGGATTTTTAACATCAACACTTCGAGGAATCAGTTCACAGAGGATTCTAGAGTACcagagagaaataaaaaaggttAATTTCATCTCTCTCTCATAGTTGATGCTGCCATATGCATATTACATTCAGAATTAGCTTCGTGGGTTACATTGCCAGGAAAAGAGAGTGAGAAATACATAAATATTTAGTATCTGCACCTTCAGTTAATTTTGTGAGCACATGATTCAGGTTTAACTGCTTGGTACATTTTTCCAGGAAGATAACCATTTTTCTCCTGGCATTTAGTACGAAACATTGGCAATATCTTGAATCACCTAGTTGTTTGCAGTTATTTTGCAATTTTGGCATGTTATAGTTTTATAGGCATGTTATACATGATATTTTGGCACGTTTGTCTTAACTAGTAAAACCTGAAATTTTGTTTCAGGTAAAACATTATTTTGAGTATGAAGATCCAAACGGACCAGTGAATCAGATATGGCACCAAGTTTCTTCAAAGGCACCATTGATCAAGCTGTTGATTAACCGCGATAAACGCCTAGTTGAAAGAGGTACCAATGGAACAGATTGCTCGTGCATCTGTTCGACCACGAAGGAACTTCTACGTAAATAAGATGGTTCTCATCGCCTGGACGAACCCAAGTTTTGTGGACGACCCTTCTGATTGAGTACAGTACCTGAATTTTGGCTGACGCTGAGCTCTGTAACTATGTGCAGCGAGGATCCTAACAATTTGTTTTGATTGCTAAGCGCCCATTTCCTGCTGATTTTTCTTCAATTTTCAGTAGATATTAGAATGTTGTGAACAATATAACACCACTGGTGCCCCTGGCTAAAGCAGAAGTATatcattgttttcttttgtaCGTGTGACTTATATACATCCTACATTCCTTTTTCTCCCAAGGATGTTACCCTCAAGTTTACATGCCTCTGTGTTACCCAATCGAATTGTGCAAGGTACTTGTATACATAGAAGCAACAGAGACAGAGGGCCTCATGGAGGCTGGAGTGTGACGGAGAGCCACAAAGCCCCATGAGCAGCTGACACTGCTCGGTGTGCTTCGGCGTGCGAGAAGCCGTCGAGCACCGAGAACTACTCCGAATGTGTGAAGAGAAATTATGgaaaagattaatatgattttttttaaaacaacttttctatagaaacaTTTTAGCATCGTTTAGCAGGTTAGGGAGGGTGAACGTGGAAATCGAATACTTTCTC is a genomic window of Oryza glaberrima chromosome 7, OglaRS2, whole genome shotgun sequence containing:
- the LOC127778441 gene encoding probable arabinosyltransferase ARAD1 — protein: MWERGRLPRKPRPSPILVPQPPASPPPPPRLLAFLLPRSLLSLAARAMPSRRPSPLLLLLLALALAFLFLLLSPSAPSASHLSSSLASAAAAVSTPASSPPAPVKIYMYDLPAKFTYGVVRSYMAARARAGAAGAASAIPDDELRYPGHQHSAEWWLFKDLRRRGPRDRPVARVGDPADADLFYVPFFSSLSLVVNPIRPSAAAANASDAAEPAYSDESTQEELLVWLERQPYWRRHQGRDHVFICQDPNALYRVVDRISNAVLLISDFGRLRSEQASLVKDVILPYAHRINSFQGDVGVESRPSLLFFMGNRYRKEGGKVRDTLFQVLENEADVIIKHGAQSRESRRMATRGMHSSKFCLHPAGDTPSACRLFDALVSLCVPVIVSDYIELPFEDVIDYRNISIFVETSKAVQPGFLTSTLRGISSQRILEYQREIKKVKHYFEYEDPNGPVNQIWHQVSSKAPLIKLLINRDKRLVERGTNGTDCSCICSTTKELLRK